In Salmo salar unplaced genomic scaffold, Ssal_v3.1, whole genome shotgun sequence, the following proteins share a genomic window:
- the LOC123732093 gene encoding putative protein TPRXL translates to MSSSLTAEQQQKIEENRRKALAIRAQRQAAQSNNQTPLSLLNNPASAPQQRVSTQSDPLSNSTPRPGLTHHPPNTVHQNDVPRVQDRRPNQLFSSPRDKSGQNSLFSNTATKQIKVIDPLPLPKGQHSLKGLDVSTGGSPTGFKPLQPKTTGGPSFSISGSSTGTGSSYGAKSSSSSSSGQNVSSVFKPPQPNKAVLPGLYPTSTTDSFSVSKPHPNTSSSGPSSGSGSAVGSFYKQGTKHGATSPSVQSAVRKQQLPSSSSTDVSNSLPVKNPAVTVRGKCV, encoded by the exons ATGTCTAGCTCTTTGACggcagagcagcagcagaaaATAGAGGAGAATAGACGGAAAGCTTTAGCGAttagagcacagagacaggctGCTCAGTCAAACAACCAGACGCCCCTATCATTACTTAACAACCCAGCCAGTGCTCCTCAGCAACGCGTTAGCACTCAGTCTGATCCACTTTCTAACTCAACTCCCCGACCAGGACTAACTCATCATCCACCTAATACTGTGCATCAGAATGATGTTCCACGGGTTCAAGACAGGAGACCTAACCAGTTGTTTTCTAGCCCAAGGGACAAGTCTGGACAGAATTCACTATTCTCCAATACTGCCACTAAACAG ATTAAAGTAATTGACCCACTACCTCTCCCAAAGGGACAACATTCCTTGAAAGGGTTAGATGTGTCTACAGGAGGAAGCCCCACTGGGTTCAAACCTCTTCAGCCAAAGACAACGGGTGGCCCGTCATTTTCCATTTCTGGAAGTTCCACTGGTACTGGTAGTTCATATGGAGCgaagtcatcatcatcatcatcatcaggccAGAATGTCTCCTCTGTGTTCAAACCTCCACAGCCGAATAAAGCAGTGTTACCTGGTCTGTATCCTACTTCTACAACGGACAGTTTCTCTGTTTCTAAACCTCATCCAAATACCTCTTCTTCTGGCCCGTCTTCCGGTTCTGGAAGTGCCGTTGGTAGTTTCTATAAACAAGGAACCAAACATGGAGCCACGTCACCATCTGTCCAGAGTGCTGTGAGAAAGCAGCAGCTACCTTCCTCCAGCAGTACTGACGTTAGTAACTCTCTACCTGTGAAGAACCCTGCCGTCACAGTCAGAGGAAAATGTGT CTGA